A window of the Phaseolus vulgaris cultivar G19833 chromosome 5, P. vulgaris v2.0, whole genome shotgun sequence genome harbors these coding sequences:
- the LOC137835021 gene encoding probable glutathione S-transferase — protein sequence MSMADEVVLLDFWPSPFGMRVRIALAEKGINYEYKEEDLKNKSPLLLHMNPVHKKIPVLIHKGKPISESLIAVQYIDEVWHDRTPLLPSDPYQRAQARFWVDYVDKKMYDLGRKIVWTSKGEEKEVAKKEFIEVLKVLEEQLGDKTYFGGDNLGFVDVALVPFYTWFEAYETFGGLNLESECPKFIAWAKRCLQKESVAKSLPDQHKIHEIIVEMRKKSGLQ from the exons ATGAGTATGGCTGATGAGGTGGTTCTGCTAGATTTCTGGCCAAGTCCATTTGGGATGAGGGTGAGGATCGCACTTGCTGAAAAGGGTATAAACTATGAGTACAAAGAAGAGGACTTGAAGAACAAGAGTCCTCTTCTCCTCCATATGAACCCAGTTCACAAGAAAATTCCTGTTCTCATTCACAAGGGCAAGCCCATTTCTGAATCTCTTATTGCTGTTCAATACATTGACGAGGTTTGGCATGACAGAACTCCCTTGTTACCTTCTGACCCTTACCAGAGAGCTCAGGCTAGATTCTGGGTTGACTATGTTGACAAGAAG ATGTATGATCTTGGAAGGAAGATTGTCTGGACATcaaaaggagaagaaaaagaagttgCTAAGAAGGAGTTCATAGAAGTCCTTAAAGTGTTGGAGGAACAGCTGGGAGACAAGACTTATTTTGGAGGAGACAATCTTGGTTTTGTGGATGTAGCACTTGTACCATTTTACACTTGGTTTGAAGCCTATGAGACTTTTGGAGGTCTCAACTTAGAGAGTGAGTGCCCCAAGTTTATTGCTTGGGCCAAGAGGTGCCTCCAGAAAGAGAGTGTTGCTAAGTCTCTTCCTGATCAACATAAGATCCATGAGATCATTGTGGAGATGAGAAAGAAATCAGGCCTTCAGTAG